The following is a genomic window from Crossiella equi.
GCACGTCGATCGCCCCAGCCGTCACCGGGAAGTAGGCCTGGAGCCGGGTGGCGGTCGGGTTGAGGAGGGGCTCGATGGCGTCGAGCACGTCCAGCCGGTCCGTCCACCGGTGCAGGTCCACCAGCTCGACGACGCACGGGTGCTGCACGGCCTCCGCGAGGAGGCTGTGCTGGAGGACGGTCGCCCCGCCCTCCAGACCGACCCGGAACAGCTCGATCTGGTCCGGGCAGTTCACCGTGAGGTGCGGAACCCCGCGCTCAGCGGCGAACCGGGCCAACGTGGCCGACTTGCCCGTCCCGGGCGGCCCCGCCAGCAGGAAAACGCGCCGCCGGAGCGTGCTCAGGTTCTCCAGCTGTTGGAGGATCGAGCAGTCGGTCACCGCACCGGTCAACCTCGCCGGCTCCGGGATCCGCTCGGCCAGTTGCTCGGGCCAGTGGTAGTTGTGCAGCACGGTCCGCTCCGCCCGCACAGGCCGCAGCGCGACGACCGCACGCTCCCACTTCTCGGCAGCCGGGTCGAACACGAGCCGGTCTTCGTCGACGAAGTCCAGCGGGTGGTCCCGCTGGGTGAAGGTGCTGAACTCGGGCAGGTTGGCGAGTACCGCCTTGACGATGTCGCTGGTGGCACCCTCGAGCGTGCTGGCCGCCTGTAGCAGGACCTCGTGGTGGTCGCACAGGCGCGCGGTGCAGATGTCGCAGGAAGCCATCTTGCCGCCGGGCTGCTTGAGGTAGAGCAGCAGCGCGGCGGGCCTTTCGTCGAGGCCGCCGTCGCGGATCCTCAGCCCGACGTAGGTGTTGCGGTCACCGCTGTCGTCGGTGAAGTGCGCCGCGAGGTCGACGGTGGTGATGCCATTGTCGTTGGTCACCTTCGCCGAGCTGTTGGCGAGGTTGGTCCACATGCTGCGCGACTTCTGGACGCGCGTCAGGTATGCCAGTCCGTCCACGTTGTGCCCTGGCGGCGCCAGTACCCGCGGTCCGGTGGACCACGAGCCGCCAGGGGGTGCCACCGCCTTCCAGCGGAGTGCGGGTACGCCCTGGCGCGGGCGCCGGTGTTCAGGTACGCGTGTTGAGCTGTCAAGGAACCTGCCCGCGACTAGGCGGGCAACCGGACAGGTAACGCGCTACGGCTGCCGGGCAGCCTGCAACACCTCTGCGACCTTGGCCGCGACCAAGAGCTCGTCCTCTGCGGAGAGTTGGTAGACACCGGAGATCGAGGAGCTCAGGCTGTCGACCCACTCGCGGGCATCAAACCTATGAGTCGCCCCGGAAGCGGAAGGTCGGCCAACGACCAGATCGTCCAGCGCGGCTTGACGGGAGCCAGTCGATGCCTCGTCGACCACGGGACCCGGCAGTGGTGATCGCTCCTGCCCGTGCAGCGGTCTCAGGACGGCGAGCAGGCCGGCTTCGACCGTGTCGATCTTGGCGCCGGAGAGTCCGGCTCCCATGGCAAAGCGGTAGGTCAGCACCGAGACGAGCGCATGGGCCACGATGTGCGAATCCACCGGTTGCCCTCCTCCGCCGTCACGCCGCTGGCGAACCAAGCGTAACGACGGGGGGTGGGCGCCGCCCGTCACCGGAAGCGGTGACGGGCGGCGGCCTGTGGTGACGGTCGTCCAGCACAGCAGAGCGCGGTCAGGCGGTCTCGGGCTGCCAGGCGTCAACCTCGGGGTCAACCGGCACCCACTGCGCGCGTGCAACGCGCAGCCCACCAGCGAGGTCCGGGGATGCTGGTGGCTGCACCACGTAGGACGGCAGCTCCCACAGTCGGATCTCGTGTTCCTGGACCGGCTCGGTCGGCCCCGGGACGGCAGTCGCAGCGGGTTGTTCATTCACCACGACCTGCACCTCGCCGGGGAACTGGAAAATGCCGCCGACGAACTTGAGGGACAGCTGCCTGGTCATGACCGAGCGGCCGGAGACCCGGAGCTCGGCGTGCTCCGGCGGGTGTACCCGGCCCTCGTAGTCGCGGGCCAGCATGCAGAACACGCTCGCCGTCTCGAACAGGGCCCGCGCACCGTTGATTTCGGTCGGGGCCGGGGGTTCGAGGGTCGGACGGACCTGTTGCTGGGTCCGGTGGTCGACCGTGACGCGCTGCGGGGCCTCCCGGCGGGCGTTGACCTGTTCGCACACGATCACGTTGCACGGCAGGCCTGCCAGGTTGGCGTACCGGCGGCCGCCGAGCCCGAACCAGCCCGGGTCGAACACCCGGAGGCTGGTGTCGGCGCCGCGGATGAACTCCTCGCAGGCGGAGAAGTCGTTGCCCGCCGCGAGCATCGAGGTGAGGTAGTCCACCAGGCAGCCGGCGAACCAGCACTGCTCGACGTCCAAGCCGTGCTGGTCGGCCCACCGGTGGTTGGCCACGGCGAACCGGCGGATCTCCGACTTCACGCTCGCCAGCCGCTTCGCCGGGTCGGTGCCTGCCCGGGCGAAGAACTCCTTCCCGAACAGCAGGTACTTCGGTCGACCGAGCGGGGTGGCCGAGCCGACCTCCTGGCCGGTAGGTAGGTACCGCTGCAACCGCGTGACCAGCTCCGCGCGGGTCATCTCGGTGCAGAAGTACACGACCTGCGCCTCCGGGGCCACGACGGCCGCGGCCGCCACCAGGCGTGCGGCCCACCAGCAGGCCAACGCGGTCTTGCCCACCTTGGTGCGTGCGCCCAGGAGCACGAGCTCGCCGAGCCAGTCCGCGCGCTGGTGCAGCAGCCGGTCCAGCGTGGGGTGCACGGGGAAGCCACGGCCGGTGCCGACGGCGGCCAGTTCGGCTCGCAGTACCTCCGCGCTGTGTGCGGCGTACGGGTCGGTGGCGACCCACTGGTCGTCGTCGGTGAGCACCAGGTCCCGGAGTTCCTGCAGGTCCTCGCCCGCCCGGTCGTTCGCGCCGGACTGGTAGTGGTGCTGGACCGACTTCAGCAGCTTCTCCACCCGCCGGTGGCGGTACCGGCGGGAGACGAGCGCGGCCAGCACCTCGACCTCGTCCGCACAGCCGGGCAGCTGGGGGTGCCGGCGCTCGGCCTCCTCGTCCCACGCCGCGATGGCGCGGTCGAGGTGCGGGTGCAGGCCCGCGTCCAGGTTGTACCGGACGCCGACCTCCGCCAGCTGCGGATATCCCTCCCGGATCGCGCGGATCCGGTCGAACGTCCGCCCGGCGGTGTGGTCGCCGAACTCCTCGGCGCCGCTGACGACCGAGCCGGTGTGCCCCTCGGCGAGTTCCGGGGCGCGCACCAGGCAGGCGATCAGCAG
Proteins encoded in this region:
- a CDS encoding ATP-binding protein; amino-acid sequence: MDGLAYLTRVQKSRSMWTNLANSSAKVTNDNGITTVDLAAHFTDDSGDRNTYVGLRIRDGGLDERPAALLLYLKQPGGKMASCDICTARLCDHHEVLLQAASTLEGATSDIVKAVLANLPEFSTFTQRDHPLDFVDEDRLVFDPAAEKWERAVVALRPVRAERTVLHNYHWPEQLAERIPEPARLTGAVTDCSILQQLENLSTLRRRVFLLAGPPGTGKSATLARFAAERGVPHLTVNCPDQIELFRVGLEGGATVLQHSLLAEAVQHPCVVELVDLHRWTDRLDVLDAIEPLLNPTATRLQAYFPVTAGAIDVPIHRQAVIAATTNRPSIDFGAKWLDRMTLLPVGQLDTELLAADAFADGSRGLAELANRDLVQPERLAAATDELEKFAQLVSRTAAMLNRDPMLGLRHSWGTRAVREAVERRALGQPVGEIAVVVFAGKLLRDPALALYALSQVHGLCGWGKPALGSLPFGAAVTDEQLQEYFPELGGQVS
- a CDS encoding DnaB-like helicase C-terminal domain-containing protein, coding for MHLDAEADRAELLLIACLVRAPELAEGHTGSVVSGAEEFGDHTAGRTFDRIRAIREGYPQLAEVGVRYNLDAGLHPHLDRAIAAWDEEAERRHPQLPGCADEVEVLAALVSRRYRHRRVEKLLKSVQHHYQSGANDRAGEDLQELRDLVLTDDDQWVATDPYAAHSAEVLRAELAAVGTGRGFPVHPTLDRLLHQRADWLGELVLLGARTKVGKTALACWWAARLVAAAAVVAPEAQVVYFCTEMTRAELVTRLQRYLPTGQEVGSATPLGRPKYLLFGKEFFARAGTDPAKRLASVKSEIRRFAVANHRWADQHGLDVEQCWFAGCLVDYLTSMLAAGNDFSACEEFIRGADTSLRVFDPGWFGLGGRRYANLAGLPCNVIVCEQVNARREAPQRVTVDHRTQQQVRPTLEPPAPTEINGARALFETASVFCMLARDYEGRVHPPEHAELRVSGRSVMTRQLSLKFVGGIFQFPGEVQVVVNEQPAATAVPGPTEPVQEHEIRLWELPSYVVQPPASPDLAGGLRVARAQWVPVDPEVDAWQPETA